The Parabacteroides sp. AD58 genome includes a window with the following:
- a CDS encoding glycerate kinase, with protein MRKIVIAIDSFKGCLSSEALENSIEKGIRKVWKDGIICKLPIADGGEGTVEALTRALGGKKITCRVQGPLRSPVEAVYGWIPERQMAVIEMASASGLPLIPWAEGNVMRTTSYGTGQLIADALQHGCKHILLGIGGSATNDAGIGMLQALGFRFLDQQGKETGDGGSCLSQICQIDTSQVLPQLKTCDIEVATDVKNPFYGENGAAFVFAPQKGANQEQVKLLDDGLRSFAKLIQAKQGINVQDIAGAGAAGGLGGGCVAFLQAHLTPGIDKIKEYLNFDQLIHDADLIITGEGKVDQQTSQGKVVDGIIRSAQKYQIPVIILTGNCQEKNEEIDENPFVSCFSIHSAPVSFDEAIQPEYAAQQIERIAQMSCKLFRNGYEASILCKRKEL; from the coding sequence ATGAGAAAAATAGTAATAGCCATTGATTCATTTAAAGGTTGTCTTTCATCAGAAGCATTGGAAAACTCCATCGAAAAAGGCATTAGAAAAGTATGGAAAGATGGTATAATCTGTAAATTGCCGATTGCCGACGGCGGAGAAGGAACTGTTGAGGCTTTAACCCGTGCGCTGGGAGGAAAGAAAATAACATGTCGAGTACAAGGTCCATTACGCTCGCCTGTCGAAGCGGTGTACGGCTGGATTCCAGAACGTCAGATGGCTGTTATCGAAATGGCTTCAGCAAGTGGATTACCACTAATTCCCTGGGCAGAAGGGAATGTAATGCGTACGACATCGTATGGTACCGGACAGTTGATAGCTGATGCCTTACAACACGGGTGCAAGCACATCTTATTGGGCATTGGAGGAAGTGCTACCAACGATGCCGGTATAGGCATGTTACAAGCCTTGGGATTTCGTTTCCTCGACCAGCAGGGAAAAGAAACGGGCGACGGTGGTAGCTGTTTATCTCAAATATGCCAAATAGACACATCACAGGTATTACCTCAACTAAAGACCTGCGACATAGAAGTTGCTACGGATGTCAAGAATCCTTTTTATGGAGAAAATGGTGCAGCCTTTGTATTTGCCCCACAAAAAGGAGCCAATCAAGAGCAAGTCAAATTGCTGGATGACGGATTAAGATCATTTGCCAAACTGATTCAGGCTAAACAGGGGATAAATGTTCAGGACATTGCCGGTGCTGGTGCGGCAGGAGGATTAGGCGGTGGCTGCGTAGCTTTCCTACAAGCTCATTTAACACCTGGCATCGACAAGATAAAGGAGTACCTGAATTTCGATCAGTTAATTCATGATGCCGACCTGATCATTACCGGAGAAGGGAAAGTTGACCAGCAGACTTCACAGGGGAAAGTTGTAGACGGGATTATCAGATCGGCCCAGAAATATCAGATTCCCGTTATTATACTGACAGGAAACTGCCAGGAAAAAAATGAAGAAATAGATGAGAATCCTTTCGTCTCCTGCTTTTCCATTCATTCTGCACCTGTGTCATTTGATGAAGCAATTCAACCCGAATATGCAGCACAACAGATTGAACGGATAGCCCAGATGTCTTGCAAACTGTTCCGGAACGGTTACGAAGCAAGTATTTTGTGTAAAAGAAAAGAATTATGA